In Cytobacillus oceanisediminis, the following proteins share a genomic window:
- a CDS encoding stage V sporulation protein AE has protein sequence MDDRRHVILITDGDDFARKTVELVAKEIGGRCLSLSHGNPSILTGQQIVKLIKKVSHDPVLVMFDDSGYIGEGAGENALKYVACHKDIDVLGIIAVASKTRQAEWTKVDVCIDNNGELTPYGVDKFGVPEMEIGRINGDTVYCLDQLDVPIIVGIGDIGKMSKKDHYDAGSPITMKAVELVLERSGYYGTKQDEGR, from the coding sequence ATGGATGATCGGAGGCACGTTATTCTTATAACAGATGGAGACGATTTTGCGAGGAAGACAGTTGAGCTTGTTGCAAAGGAAATTGGAGGAAGATGTTTATCCTTGTCGCATGGAAACCCTTCAATCTTAACCGGTCAGCAAATCGTCAAGCTGATAAAAAAAGTCTCCCATGATCCTGTGCTGGTCATGTTTGATGACAGCGGGTATATCGGGGAGGGAGCTGGGGAGAATGCGCTTAAATATGTTGCGTGCCATAAGGATATCGATGTTCTGGGAATCATAGCTGTTGCCTCGAAAACAAGACAGGCCGAATGGACAAAAGTAGATGTATGTATTGATAATAATGGCGAATTAACCCCCTATGGAGTTGATAAGTTTGGAGTCCCCGAGATGGAAATAGGCAGAATCAATGGTGATACCGTTTATTGTCTTGATCAGCTGGATGTGCCAATAATCGTGGGAATTGGCGATATCGGAAAGATGTCTAAAAAAGATCATTATGATGCAGGTTCACCAATTACTATGAAGGCAGTAGAACTTGTATTGGAAAGGAGCGGCTATTATGGGACAAAGCAAGACGAAGGAAGATAA
- a CDS encoding DUF1002 domain-containing protein: MKWNKMLALFMISLLFIMPIQAFADMAEGDVIVTLGENLSEEQKNMLLAEMKAPKDATIITVSNEEEHKYLGNYISKALIGTRAISSSAVTIAKQGSGLEVETKNINWVTDEMYINALITAGVKDAKIYITAPANVSGTAALTGIIKAYEISAEKTIPEEVKQAANEEMVETAKLGDSVGNENAAALIAKIKEEIAKNSPETDAELRTIIENAAKELGITLTEQEILSLIDLFNKLKELDIDWNQVGEQLNQAKDKISKYLESEEGQGFLESLKRFFVSVIDAVKAFFS; encoded by the coding sequence ATGAAATGGAATAAAATGCTTGCACTGTTCATGATTTCGCTATTATTTATTATGCCAATACAGGCATTTGCCGATATGGCAGAAGGTGACGTAATTGTCACTCTAGGAGAGAATCTGTCAGAAGAACAAAAAAACATGCTTCTGGCTGAAATGAAAGCTCCGAAAGATGCCACCATCATTACTGTTTCAAATGAAGAAGAACATAAATATCTTGGCAATTATATCTCTAAAGCTTTAATAGGCACGAGAGCGATATCTTCTTCAGCCGTCACAATAGCAAAACAAGGCTCCGGACTTGAAGTTGAGACAAAAAATATCAACTGGGTAACAGATGAAATGTATATAAATGCCTTGATTACTGCAGGTGTAAAAGATGCGAAAATCTATATAACAGCTCCTGCGAATGTTTCCGGAACAGCTGCCTTAACAGGCATCATCAAGGCATATGAAATCTCAGCCGAAAAAACAATACCAGAAGAAGTCAAACAGGCAGCCAATGAAGAAATGGTTGAAACAGCTAAGCTTGGCGATTCGGTCGGAAACGAGAATGCTGCTGCTTTAATTGCCAAAATTAAAGAGGAAATTGCCAAAAATTCACCTGAAACCGATGCAGAACTAAGAACCATTATTGAAAATGCCGCAAAGGAACTTGGCATCACTCTGACTGAACAGGAGATTTTAAGCTTAATAGATTTATTCAATAAGCTGAAAGAGCTTGATATCGACTGGAATCAGGTCGGCGAGCAGCTTAACCAGGCAAAAGACAAAATTTCCAAGTACCTTGAAAGTGAGGAAGGTCAAGGATTTTTAGAAAGTTTAAAGCGCTTTTTTGTGAGTGTAATAGACGCTGTTAAAGCCTTCTTTTCTTAA
- a CDS encoding spore germination protein, which translates to MGQSKTKEDKTPIFESVHEIEKYMKKRVGLGDSFDLGVRKLTILRKDVHFYYINGLTDTSFIIAIIEGLVGINDSEKLSANLFKIIENRLRHQSIEHIKTMDELVDQVLSGLIVVVGEGEGEGLVIDVRSYPGRTPQEPDTEKVVRGSRDGYVENIIVNTALTRRRIRDERLRFEIMRVGERSKTDVAIGYIKDVANKDLVDLIRKEIKAIEIDGITMADKTVEEFILKQGYNPFPLVRYTERADVAAAHLLEGHVIVFVDTSPSVIITPTTYFHHLQHAEEYRQSPAVGTFLRWIRFLGLMASIVLLPLWFLFVLEPSLLPERIAFVGPNEETNIPVIVQLFLADVGIEFLRIAAIHTPTPLSTAMGLIAAALIGQIAIDVGLFVPEVILYVALASIGTFATPSYELSIANKIVRLGLLIAVAIFHTPGLVVGLTLTILLLASIKSLNTPYLWPFIPFSPVALTQILIRRSMPGSKIRPSIVQTKNRYKQPVK; encoded by the coding sequence ATGGGACAAAGCAAGACGAAGGAAGATAAGACACCCATATTTGAATCCGTACATGAAATTGAAAAATATATGAAAAAAAGAGTCGGTCTGGGAGATAGCTTCGATCTGGGTGTCAGAAAGCTGACGATATTAAGGAAAGATGTACATTTCTATTATATTAATGGATTAACGGATACAAGTTTCATTATTGCCATCATTGAAGGACTGGTTGGGATCAATGACAGTGAAAAACTTTCCGCTAATCTATTTAAAATCATTGAAAACAGACTGAGGCATCAATCAATTGAGCACATTAAAACAATGGATGAGCTGGTCGATCAGGTGCTTTCAGGCCTAATTGTGGTTGTGGGCGAGGGAGAGGGAGAAGGGCTTGTCATCGATGTAAGAAGCTATCCCGGCAGAACTCCTCAGGAGCCGGATACTGAAAAAGTTGTCCGCGGATCAAGAGATGGCTATGTAGAAAATATTATAGTAAACACTGCCTTAACCCGCAGAAGAATTAGGGATGAAAGACTCCGGTTTGAAATCATGCGCGTAGGAGAAAGGTCTAAAACAGATGTTGCCATCGGTTATATTAAAGATGTTGCCAATAAAGATTTAGTTGATTTAATTAGAAAAGAAATAAAGGCAATTGAAATAGATGGAATTACCATGGCTGATAAAACAGTTGAAGAATTTATATTGAAACAGGGATACAATCCTTTCCCGCTGGTCCGGTATACGGAAAGGGCCGATGTGGCAGCAGCCCATTTGCTTGAGGGGCATGTTATTGTATTTGTTGATACTTCACCAAGTGTCATTATAACACCTACTACTTATTTTCATCATTTACAGCATGCGGAAGAATACAGGCAATCGCCAGCTGTCGGCACATTTCTCCGCTGGATTCGTTTCTTAGGCTTAATGGCATCGATTGTACTGCTTCCGCTTTGGTTTTTGTTCGTTTTGGAGCCTTCACTCCTGCCTGAAAGAATTGCGTTTGTCGGTCCTAATGAAGAAACGAATATTCCTGTCATTGTCCAGCTGTTCCTTGCCGATGTCGGGATTGAATTTCTAAGGATTGCCGCCATTCATACGCCAACTCCGCTTTCAACCGCAATGGGTTTGATAGCAGCAGCACTTATTGGGCAAATTGCTATTGATGTCGGTTTGTTTGTGCCAGAGGTCATCTTGTATGTAGCGCTCGCATCTATTGGAACATTTGCAACACCAAGCTATGAATTGAGTATTGCCAATAAAATTGTAAGACTTGGCCTGCTTATTGCTGTTGCGATTTTCCATACACCAGGCTTGGTGGTAGGGCTTACACTGACCATTCTTCTGCTTGCAAGCATCAAATCATTAAACACACCATATCTTTGGCCGTTTATTCCGTTCAGCCCAGTGGCTTTAACCCAAATCCTGATTCGCCGTTCCATGCCCGGTTCAAAGATCAGACCGAGCATCGTCCAGACTAAAAATCGTTATAAACAGCCTGTTAAATAA
- a CDS encoding DUF309 domain-containing protein — MYPDEYIEFMVHFHGDRDYFECHEILEEYWKNMDRNNKSSTWVGLILMAVSFYHHRRENNNGAERTLRKGIGILECRPADLTALGLNADQLMKDLKERLDLIQKGGKYTSVNLPITDHLLKEKCRNICSSRGFAWCSDSILLDKEIVHRHKRRDRTMVIKERLEALNQKKRQE; from the coding sequence ATGTATCCTGATGAATATATCGAGTTCATGGTCCATTTTCATGGTGACCGGGATTATTTTGAATGTCACGAAATACTGGAGGAATACTGGAAGAATATGGATCGAAACAATAAAAGTTCTACATGGGTAGGGTTAATTCTCATGGCAGTTTCTTTTTATCATCATCGCAGAGAAAATAATAATGGTGCCGAACGTACTCTCCGCAAAGGAATCGGCATATTGGAGTGCAGACCTGCAGATTTGACGGCATTGGGACTTAATGCAGATCAATTGATGAAAGACCTTAAAGAAAGGCTCGATCTGATACAAAAAGGTGGAAAGTATACGAGCGTTAATTTGCCAATTACAGACCACTTGCTTAAGGAAAAATGCAGGAATATTTGCTCCTCCAGGGGATTTGCCTGGTGCTCTGATAGCATTCTACTGGATAAAGAAATTGTTCACCGCCATAAAAGAAGAGATAGAACAATGGTCATTAAAGAGAGACTGGAGGCTCTGAATCAGAAAAAAAGGCAGGAATAA
- the lysA gene encoding diaminopimelate decarboxylase, with translation MFFHGTMKVNEKGHLEIGGMDTVDLAGQFGTPLYVYDVALIRDRARGFKQTFDKLGIKAQVAYASKAFSTVAMVQLVDQEGLSLDVVSGGELYTALAADFPSERIHFHGNNKSREELEMALKNHVGCIVVDNFYELELLEEICESLAARTNILLRVTPGIEAHTHDYILTGQEDSKFGFDLQNGQAETALQKALNSSWIETLGLHCHIGSQIFDTTGFILAAKKIFEKMAEWKEKHAYEPKVLNLGGGFGIRYTEDDEPIHASQYVEEIIGEVKKQAEHYSMKMPEIWIEPGRSLVGDAGTTLYQTGSRKEVPNVRNYLAVDGGMSDNIRPALYQAKYEAVLANRVLDKPEETVSIAGKCCESGDMLIWDLPLPKAGDQDLLAVFCTGAYGYSMANNYNRIPRPPVVFIENGEAKLVVKRETYEDILRLDLPINEKIKN, from the coding sequence ATGTTTTTTCACGGCACCATGAAGGTAAATGAAAAAGGACATCTTGAAATTGGCGGTATGGACACAGTCGATCTTGCCGGTCAATTTGGAACACCTTTATATGTATATGATGTGGCATTAATAAGAGACCGGGCAAGGGGATTTAAGCAAACTTTCGATAAGCTTGGAATAAAAGCACAAGTGGCATATGCAAGCAAAGCTTTTTCTACAGTGGCGATGGTTCAGCTTGTTGATCAAGAAGGTCTTTCTTTGGATGTAGTTTCTGGAGGCGAGTTATACACAGCACTTGCTGCAGATTTTCCATCTGAAAGAATTCATTTTCACGGGAACAATAAAAGCAGAGAAGAATTGGAAATGGCTCTAAAGAATCATGTCGGCTGTATTGTTGTCGATAATTTTTATGAGCTGGAATTATTAGAGGAGATTTGCGAATCTCTTGCAGCCAGGACAAACATTTTACTGAGGGTTACACCTGGAATTGAAGCCCATACCCATGACTATATCTTGACTGGCCAGGAAGATTCAAAATTTGGATTTGACCTTCAGAATGGACAGGCGGAAACGGCTTTACAAAAAGCGCTGAATTCAAGCTGGATCGAAACGCTTGGACTTCATTGTCATATCGGTTCTCAGATTTTCGATACAACAGGATTCATTTTGGCTGCCAAGAAAATTTTTGAAAAGATGGCAGAATGGAAAGAAAAGCATGCTTATGAACCTAAAGTGCTTAACTTAGGCGGAGGTTTTGGAATACGCTATACAGAAGATGATGAACCGATTCATGCATCTCAATATGTTGAAGAAATCATTGGGGAAGTTAAGAAACAGGCTGAACATTATTCAATGAAGATGCCGGAAATTTGGATTGAGCCGGGCCGGTCCCTTGTGGGAGATGCAGGGACAACTTTATACCAGACGGGATCACGCAAAGAGGTTCCAAATGTAAGAAATTATCTGGCTGTGGACGGCGGCATGAGTGACAATATCAGGCCGGCTCTTTATCAGGCTAAGTATGAGGCGGTATTGGCAAACCGGGTATTGGATAAACCGGAAGAGACAGTATCAATTGCCGGTAAATGCTGTGAATCAGGCGATATGCTTATTTGGGATTTGCCCCTTCCAAAAGCAGGGGATCAAGACCTCCTGGCCGTTTTCTGCACCGGCGCATACGGCTATTCCATGGCAAACAACTATAACCGAATCCCAAGGCCGCCTGTAGTTTTTATTGAAAATGGAGAGGCTAAGCTGGTTGTTAAAAGAGAAACATACGAGGATATTTTAAGATTAGATCTGCCGATTAATGAAAAAATAAAAAATTAA
- the sigF gene encoding RNA polymerase sporulation sigma factor SigF, protein MDVEVKAEKGQTYLKDNEVKELIKQSQSGDQGARDKIVQKNMRLVWSVVQRFLNRGYEPDDLFQIGCIGLLKSVDKFDLSYDVKFSTYAVPMIIGEIQRFIRDDGTVKVSRSLKEMGNKIRKAKDELSKTLGRIPTVTELSEFLEISPEDIILAQEASRIPSSIHETVYENDGDPITLLDQIDDGNEGKWFDKIALKEAIRELDERERLIVYLRYYKDQTQSEVAARLGISQVQVSRLEKKILQQMKDRMDI, encoded by the coding sequence ATGGATGTGGAGGTTAAAGCAGAGAAGGGCCAAACCTATTTAAAGGACAATGAAGTCAAGGAGCTTATAAAGCAAAGCCAAAGCGGAGATCAGGGTGCAAGAGACAAAATTGTTCAAAAAAATATGCGTCTTGTCTGGTCTGTCGTCCAGAGATTCTTGAATAGAGGATATGAACCGGATGACCTCTTCCAAATTGGCTGTATCGGCTTGTTGAAATCGGTTGATAAATTTGATCTCAGTTATGATGTGAAGTTTTCAACCTATGCGGTTCCAATGATTATCGGAGAAATCCAAAGATTCATCCGCGATGATGGAACGGTTAAGGTAAGCCGGTCATTGAAGGAAATGGGCAATAAAATCAGGAAGGCCAAAGATGAGCTATCAAAAACGCTTGGCCGCATCCCAACAGTTACAGAGCTTTCGGAGTTTCTGGAAATCTCTCCGGAAGATATTATCCTCGCCCAGGAAGCAAGCCGGATTCCTTCATCAATACATGAAACAGTGTATGAAAATGACGGAGATCCCATAACGCTGCTCGATCAGATAGATGATGGCAATGAAGGAAAATGGTTTGATAAGATAGCTCTAAAAGAAGCGATCCGCGAATTGGATGAGCGGGAAAGGCTGATAGTCTATTTGCGCTACTATAAAGATCAGACCCAATCCGAAGTGGCGGCAAGGCTTGGTATTTCCCAGGTTCAAGTATCGCGTCTTGAAAAAAAGATACTCCAGCAAATGAAAGACCGAATGGATATATAA
- the scpB gene encoding SMC-Scp complex subunit ScpB has protein sequence MEIINWKGIAESLLFAAGDEGLSLKQIAHVLEVEELQAREIMDSLIEDYSNSSRGIMVVELAGTFQLVTKKEFSAYLKKLVESPSSASLSQAALETLAIIAYRQPITRTEIEEIRGVKTERPLQTLSAKALIKEVGRAEGTGRAYLYGTTKEFLDYFGLKSIEELPPLPDKISEEEDSFQEEADLFFEKFQELDS, from the coding sequence ATGGAGATTATTAATTGGAAGGGAATTGCTGAGAGCCTTCTGTTTGCTGCAGGTGATGAAGGCTTATCCTTAAAGCAAATTGCCCATGTTCTGGAGGTGGAAGAACTTCAGGCCCGTGAAATCATGGACAGCCTTATTGAAGACTACAGCAATAGCAGCCGCGGAATTATGGTGGTTGAACTGGCGGGGACTTTTCAGCTGGTTACGAAAAAAGAGTTTTCTGCATATTTAAAAAAGCTGGTAGAATCTCCATCTTCCGCCTCCTTATCTCAGGCGGCACTCGAGACATTGGCAATCATTGCTTACAGACAGCCTATTACAAGGACAGAGATTGAAGAGATAAGGGGAGTCAAGACAGAGAGGCCACTTCAGACCTTATCGGCAAAAGCACTGATTAAAGAAGTTGGGCGGGCAGAAGGAACAGGGCGGGCCTACCTGTATGGAACGACTAAAGAATTCCTTGATTATTTTGGCCTTAAAAGCATAGAAGAGCTTCCTCCGCTGCCGGATAAGATTAGTGAAGAAGAGGATTCATTCCAGGAAGAGGCAGATTTATTCTTTGAGAAGTTCCAGGAGCTAGATTCTTGA
- a CDS encoding YjcZ family sporulation protein — protein MSNSGFGDCGTGFALIVVLFILLIIVGASWCF, from the coding sequence ATGTCTAATTCTGGATTTGGAGATTGCGGAACCGGGTTTGCTTTAATTGTAGTGCTGTTCATCCTATTAATTATTGTAGGAGCTTCCTGGTGTTTCTAA
- a CDS encoding YpuI family protein, whose amino-acid sequence MGNSIVKSQMEDVKNFLGNSVADFEDFLNNTTIKDLETEKQGNVNYYKSILSHVRKLLVYCEEGLDTCTIILKSEPFQKGAAEKTLYRIYHQCIEEFFSPKNDAWFENSRSAYTGKNSIQFHEEVPDSLKTMFRQLEGEFQRIREELEYYETDYRTKMIQSK is encoded by the coding sequence ATGGGGAATTCAATCGTTAAATCACAAATGGAAGATGTGAAAAATTTCCTCGGTAATAGCGTTGCCGATTTTGAAGATTTCTTAAATAATACAACGATTAAAGATCTTGAAACAGAAAAACAGGGAAATGTGAATTATTATAAAAGCATTCTTTCACATGTCAGAAAACTGCTGGTTTATTGTGAAGAAGGGCTTGATACCTGCACGATCATTTTAAAAAGCGAACCCTTCCAAAAGGGGGCTGCCGAAAAAACATTATATCGGATTTACCATCAATGCATTGAAGAGTTTTTCTCTCCGAAAAATGATGCCTGGTTTGAGAATAGCCGTTCAGCATATACTGGAAAAAACTCAATCCAATTCCATGAGGAAGTTCCTGACAGCTTAAAAACAATGTTCAGGCAGCTGGAAGGGGAGTTCCAAAGGATTCGGGAGGAACTTGAATATTACGAAACCGATTACCGGACAAAAATGATTCAATCAAAATAG
- a CDS encoding GNAT family N-acetyltransferase has product MLIRYKKSFEKIAMGLLSFMPNEKDLKRLQQTMKQYESEENRQLFLWKEGEDIIGLVGVTSSDQTMEIQHISVNPSHRHQGIGKTMIKALDELYPSKTLTATDETESFLNKCDINNENKEKGSE; this is encoded by the coding sequence ATGCTAATTCGATATAAAAAATCATTTGAAAAAATTGCAATGGGTCTTTTATCTTTCATGCCTAATGAAAAAGACTTGAAAAGGCTGCAGCAGACGATGAAGCAATATGAATCAGAAGAAAATAGGCAGCTGTTTTTGTGGAAGGAAGGCGAAGATATTATTGGGCTGGTTGGTGTTACATCAAGTGATCAGACCATGGAGATTCAGCATATCTCTGTTAACCCGTCACACCGGCATCAAGGGATAGGCAAAACAATGATAAAAGCATTGGATGAACTATACCCTAGCAAAACGTTAACTGCAACTGATGAAACGGAATCTTTTCTGAACAAATGTGATATCAATAATGAAAATAAAGAAAAAGGCAGCGAATAA
- a CDS encoding stage V sporulation protein AB, which produces MTINVVLVMIIGFAGGLAVGSGFVAFLAVLGIIPRLTQLTKTMKMIHHYEAAVVMGALAGALATLWDPVLQLTPLLLIPLGLASGIFIGMLAAALTEVLNVFPILAKRIGVDGKIAILLMAFVFGKVFGSLFQWIYFVNK; this is translated from the coding sequence ATGACCATTAATGTTGTCCTGGTAATGATCATTGGATTTGCCGGGGGGCTCGCTGTTGGTTCAGGTTTTGTTGCCTTTCTGGCTGTTTTGGGCATTATCCCGAGGCTGACCCAGCTCACCAAAACGATGAAGATGATCCATCATTATGAAGCTGCAGTTGTTATGGGTGCTTTGGCAGGTGCACTGGCAACTTTATGGGATCCGGTGCTTCAGTTAACACCGCTGCTTTTAATCCCCCTCGGACTGGCTTCGGGAATATTTATTGGAATGCTTGCTGCAGCTTTAACTGAAGTTTTAAATGTTTTTCCAATCCTTGCGAAAAGAATCGGAGTGGATGGGAAAATTGCGATTTTATTGATGGCATTTGTATTTGGAAAGGTGTTTGGATCACTGTTTCAATGGATTTATTTTGTAAATAAATAA
- the spoIIAB gene encoding anti-sigma F factor yields the protein MKNVMNLEFSALSQNESFARVTVAAFIAQLDPTMDELTEIKTVVSEAVTNSIIHGYENDPNGIVYISVLIEDGFIDLTIKDKGLGIMDVEEARQPLFTTKPELERSGMGFTIMENFMDEIEIKSQPGIGTEIRLRKHLSNSKMLCN from the coding sequence ATGAAAAATGTGATGAACCTCGAATTTAGCGCACTTAGCCAAAATGAATCATTCGCTCGTGTCACTGTTGCTGCCTTTATTGCTCAGCTTGATCCGACGATGGATGAACTGACAGAGATTAAAACTGTCGTTTCCGAAGCTGTAACCAACTCCATTATTCACGGCTATGAAAATGATCCTAATGGGATTGTCTATATTTCTGTCCTGATTGAAGATGGATTCATTGATTTGACCATTAAGGATAAAGGCCTTGGAATTATGGATGTGGAGGAGGCCAGACAGCCGTTATTTACAACAAAACCTGAACTGGAAAGATCAGGGATGGGCTTTACCATCATGGAAAATTTCATGGACGAAATCGAAATCAAATCGCAGCCGGGAATAGGCACAGAGATCCGATTAAGGAAGCATTTATCAAATAGTAAAATGCTATGCAATTAA
- a CDS encoding segregation/condensation protein A — MQYDHYNVKIDAFEGPLDLLLHLINRLEIDIYDIPVSEITEQYLIYIHTMKELQLDVASEYLVMAATLLAIKSKMLLPKHDEEELEDEFGMEMEEDPRDELVERLIEYRKYKEAAEELKEREQDRSLMYTKPPADLSEYVNDSQQEKADLNVSLYDMLGALQKLLRRKKLQRPLSAKVARQEIPIEKRMSEIVDQLRNFKGRKKFTDLFPISDREHIVVTFLAVLELIKRKEILVEQDRNFSDIFVASMEGEK; from the coding sequence ATGCAATATGATCATTATAACGTAAAAATAGATGCGTTCGAAGGGCCGCTGGATCTTCTTCTTCATCTTATCAATCGGCTAGAAATCGATATCTATGACATTCCTGTATCAGAAATCACCGAGCAATACCTCATTTATATACATACAATGAAGGAGCTTCAGCTTGATGTAGCAAGCGAATATCTTGTAATGGCTGCTACACTGCTGGCTATTAAAAGCAAAATGCTGCTGCCAAAGCATGATGAGGAAGAGCTGGAGGATGAATTTGGAATGGAAATGGAAGAAGATCCAAGGGATGAACTTGTAGAACGGCTGATTGAATACCGTAAATATAAGGAAGCTGCGGAAGAGCTTAAGGAGCGCGAACAGGATAGAAGTTTAATGTACACAAAGCCGCCTGCTGACCTTTCGGAATATGTTAATGATTCACAGCAGGAAAAAGCTGATTTAAATGTAAGTCTTTATGATATGCTTGGCGCTCTGCAAAAGTTATTAAGAAGGAAGAAACTGCAAAGGCCGCTTTCTGCGAAAGTTGCCCGTCAGGAGATTCCCATAGAGAAGCGGATGTCGGAAATTGTGGACCAGTTAAGGAATTTTAAGGGCAGAAAAAAATTCACTGACCTTTTTCCAATATCAGACAGAGAACATATAGTGGTAACTTTCTTAGCGGTGCTGGAGTTAATCAAGCGTAAAGAAATACTTGTCGAGCAGGACAGAAACTTCTCGGATATCTTTGTAGCTTCCATGGAAGGAGAAAAATAG
- a CDS encoding superoxide dismutase has product MSKMEDYIKEVTKWNKELKDFLDSEDVEQNNELWQRLDRFTEIMDGINGPLDIEALEKLQEQVDALHSDMENYFTNRQQLGNIYINEPFISAGKHILPPLPYDYSALEPHISGEIMRLHHDKHHQSYVDGLNKAEVMLQNARDNIDYNLVKHWSRELAFHGSGHYLHTIFWNNMSPEGGGKPSGALLKEINKYFGSFERFKSHFSEAAKQVEGVGWAILVWSPRARRLEILQSERHMLLTQWDTIPLLALDVWEHAYYLQYKNNRGDYVKNWWNVVNWKDVEDRYLKASELKWKPY; this is encoded by the coding sequence ATGAGTAAAATGGAAGATTACATTAAGGAAGTTACAAAATGGAACAAAGAGCTAAAAGATTTTTTAGACTCAGAGGATGTTGAACAAAATAATGAACTGTGGCAAAGGCTGGATCGTTTTACAGAAATTATGGATGGAATAAACGGCCCCCTCGATATAGAAGCCCTGGAAAAGCTGCAGGAACAAGTGGACGCGCTTCATTCCGATATGGAGAATTATTTTACTAATAGACAGCAGCTTGGAAATATCTATATCAATGAACCGTTCATTTCTGCGGGTAAGCATATTTTGCCTCCGCTCCCTTATGATTACAGTGCACTTGAACCGCATATATCAGGTGAAATTATGAGGCTGCATCATGATAAGCATCATCAATCTTATGTGGATGGATTGAACAAAGCAGAGGTGATGCTTCAAAATGCGAGAGACAATATTGACTACAATCTCGTAAAACACTGGTCCCGTGAACTCGCCTTTCATGGGTCGGGCCATTATTTGCATACGATATTCTGGAATAATATGAGCCCTGAGGGCGGAGGAAAACCATCTGGGGCACTCCTAAAAGAAATCAACAAATACTTTGGGAGCTTTGAAAGGTTCAAAAGCCATTTCTCTGAAGCAGCCAAACAGGTAGAAGGCGTAGGCTGGGCAATCCTGGTCTGGTCGCCGCGAGCTCGCAGACTCGAAATACTTCAATCGGAGAGACATATGCTTTTAACCCAGTGGGATACGATTCCATTGCTGGCTTTGGACGTATGGGAACATGCTTATTATCTTCAATATAAAAATAATCGAGGAGACTATGTGAAAAATTGGTGGAATGTTGTCAACTGGAAGGACGTAGAAGACAGGTATTTAAAAGCATCTGAGTTAAAATGGAAGCCGTACTAA
- a CDS encoding stage V sporulation protein AA encodes MEKTVYIRLRHRLQIRPNQKILLKDVAQVIADDDIYEELCALPLYKVNELDRNIVIIDVMKVIRAITQLFSNLEVQSIGPAQAIVEVVTKKQKVSFPLFLLVWLLLFIGAALAIMNFHEDVSMQAVQLRIYTLITGEVDSKPLIFQIPYSIGLGLGMIIFFNHVFKKRLNEEPSPLEVEMFNYQLDLDNYVALKENKESMKHLDDH; translated from the coding sequence ATGGAGAAAACAGTTTATATTCGCTTGCGGCACCGTCTGCAAATACGGCCCAATCAGAAAATACTGCTTAAAGATGTCGCACAGGTCATTGCCGATGATGACATTTATGAAGAGCTTTGTGCACTTCCGCTTTATAAAGTAAACGAGCTTGACCGGAATATCGTCATAATTGATGTTATGAAGGTAATTCGCGCCATAACCCAATTATTTTCGAACCTGGAAGTTCAGTCGATCGGGCCCGCTCAAGCGATAGTCGAGGTGGTTACAAAAAAGCAAAAAGTATCATTCCCTCTTTTCCTGCTGGTTTGGCTGCTTCTGTTTATTGGTGCTGCCCTGGCTATTATGAATTTTCATGAAGACGTGAGCATGCAGGCTGTACAGCTTAGAATTTACACTCTCATAACTGGGGAAGTGGACAGCAAGCCCCTCATTTTTCAAATCCCCTATTCAATAGGCCTGGGGCTTGGCATGATCATATTTTTTAATCATGTTTTTAAGAAGCGGCTTAATGAAGAGCCTAGCCCATTGGAAGTGGAAATGTTCAATTATCAGCTGGATCTTGATAATTATGTTGCATTGAAAGAAAACAAGGAGAGTATGAAGCATCTTGATGACCATTAA